Proteins encoded within one genomic window of Pieris rapae chromosome 1, ilPieRapa1.1, whole genome shotgun sequence:
- the LOC110994820 gene encoding cleft lip and palate transmembrane protein 1-like protein: MKYISFSLIVSLFFAGYVINTIWNLAEIFIPPECSRGEKCFTSYLASNPVQCLVLFTSVTENPYRDGISGASVNKVHTSLKFDYRKSSKMVVNLKIPRRTRNNGSFYMHAVLLDEKRLYDDFIDIFKTEAVHTLPLVTFMEPQAEMFNLLQAKTEKKAPQKRMKPYAHISTEAPLSILTDNLNLPPKKIPGELYAYLRIKQGKFLPIIQHNVLKSRISHLQLLNSSSSEVNVTVDVAPTSYGVLRLALHVKLALEQLQMLGFSEKDVDDVKGIFADTNLYLLSATVLIASCHLLFDFLAFKNDVSFWRSKRSLAGLSARTVLWRAFSQLVIFFYLIDEQTSLLVLVPAGVSAVIELWKASKVLHVRVSVSGGRVRVWRETGDAGEQQTARADAEAMRYLALVLYPLCAAGALYSLLYEPHRSWYSWALHSVVNGVYAFGFILMLPQLFVNYRLRSVAALPWRAFMYKAFNTFIDDIFAFIITMPTAHRVACFRDDIVFLIYLYQRWLYPVDKSRTDSALSMDENPDELEPAKEKAD, encoded by the exons ATGAAATACATTTCGTTTAGCTTAAtcgtatctttattttttgctgGTTATGTTATCAATACAATATGGAATTtagctgaaatatttataccgCCTGAATGTAGTCGTGgcgaaaaatgttttacatcTTATTTGGCTTCAAATCCTGTGCAGTGTCTAGTGTTATTTACTTCAGTTACCGAAAATCCTTACAGGGATGGGATATCGGGTGCGTCAGTAAATAAAGTTCACACGTCTTTAAAATTCGATTACCGTAAATCTTCAAAAAT GgttgtgaatttaaaaataccgcGCCGTACTCGAAATAATGGATCTTTTTATATGCATGCTGTACTATTGGATGAAAAACGCCTGTATGatgattttattgatatattcaAGACGGAAGCTGTTCATACCTTGCCTCTTGTCACATTTATGGAACCTCAGGCTGAAATGTTCAATCTTCTACAAGCT AAAACAGAAAAGAAAGCTCCACAGAAAAGAATGAAACCATATGCCCACATATCTACAGAGGCACCGCTGTCAATATTGACAGATAATTTAAACTTGCCTCCAAAAAAAATTCCTGGTGAATTATATGCCTATTTGAG GATTAAACAAGGAAAATTTTTGCCAATAATCCAgcataatgttttaaaatcacgAATATCCCATTTACAATTACTAAATAGCAGTAGTTCAGAAGTGAATGTGACTGTTGATGTGGCACCAACATCATATGGTGTGTTAAGATTGGCATTGCATGTAAAATTGGCACTAGAGCAACTCCAGATGCTGGGCTTCAGTGAGAAGGATGTGGACGATGTTAAAGGAATATTTGCTGACACAAATTTGTACCTTCTATCTGCAACTGTTCTAATTGCAAGTTGTCAT CTGCTATTTGACTTCTTGGCGTTCAAGAATGACGTGTCGTTTTGGCGTAGTAAGCGGTCTTTAGCCGGACTGTCGGCTCGCACTGTGCTGTGGCGGGCATTCTCGCAACTCGTCATCTTCTTTTATCTGATTGATGAACAGACATCTTTACTGGTTCTTGTTCCGGCCGGTGTTAGTGCCGTTATCGAG TTGTGGAAAGCCAGCAAAGTTCTGCACGTGCGCGTGTCTGTATCGGGCGGGCGCGTGCGCGTGTGGCGCGAAACGGGCGACGCTGGCGAACAGCAAACGGCAAGAGCAGATGCAGAGGCCATGCGCTACCTTGCCCTCGTGCTGTACCCACTCTGTGCCGCTGGGGCCCTTTACTCGCTGTTGTACGAGCCACATAGGAG TTGGTACTCATGGGCGCTGCATAGCGTTGTTAATGGCGTGTACGCATTCGGGTTCATACTGATGCTACCGCAGCTGTTCGTGAATTATCGGCTGCGGTCGGTCGCAGCACTCCCTTGGCGTGCCTTCATGTATAAAGCTTTCAACACCTTCATTGACGACATTTTCGCCTTCATCATCACGATGCCGACGGCGCACCGCGTTGCCTGCTTCCGCGATGACATCGTGTTCCTCATATATCTATACCAAAGATG gttGTACCCTGTTGACAAATCGCGTACTGATAGCGCCCTTAGTATGGACGAGAACCCTGATGAGTTGGAACCTGCAAAGGAGAAGGCTGACTAA
- the LOC110994763 gene encoding putative phosphoenolpyruvate synthase has product MWTDLFDLVLRAGLLTSAIVVYIIFFAKSSNNKSSGWNYLKYIAARYTANRWKRIVRPGPLYDDPRPWQSKGFDGFTFKTSAPDGTAIVLTIKKLYGPTQLAEVYIYVKLLDGTYKVPHESGTSISRWEDVPSGWRGGGLKVEILEPQDRCRISFNGLLLCNEDGVIRHVKFNFIWASATKVTRYPKDWSNNLVAESLVSKPYDGTWKESLNKCIEGSGSWSQFGALQGRFQAFEDGKILKSQYLRCRGVKERYWMATEYGPKRSIAITAAAKDGTVLNLQGFCFNDITQCISGTVRMPNFSVQAITSADLDLKEFCETADEIPKTYSINIKAGNRCLKVILRIPDEGSSLMSGIYQQHELQYRMIFVEMYGEHGTGILELQYERKGKLSSPLSMKSGQKLKWVELKDVPESTKYCVGFEECEASCVQLVGGKGASLALLASVQHEENYQVPPGFCITTRALDKFLDLHPDVIAAIKEIEAAAVDYDEVTFKDKCQKTTDIFLSKEISGDLKDEIVKSLEVLITNCLSTEPRFAVRSSGVGEDGEALSAAGQNHTELGVRSSRDVLRAVQTCWASMFAFNSAYYRRQNGQPCCVQGGVVVQQLVEVRAAGVMFTSHPQYGDPSRLLITANYGLGESVVSGMVEPDTIEVKRNMDGTVSIGHIEVGTKAQRIVAKEGKVESEDVCEGERKTPCLSEEEIMKLARLGILQEQLWGAGRDIEFAIGKDGIIYLLQARPITSLEAWTEEELLHELNFPVMSDDELITFANVGEVIPKPFTALSYDLVISPLERGISALIPDVEDKYCKTVVVTHNRGAVALYNSVYRRVPNTIDVNLRMLEMSIHGHRVADDAILSTALHRRTPARTDRLWSILDMIKNLFIAKWRMNETVEAVRKLKIDSNGDIFDLCKAITQLDNTRLFMNHGVTSVASTFTQFIAMSVLLEGKSDFSPEQCSEISAMLNSGDVLSAEVPQALATLALMLEESGRVEEFRKQDPKTAMQWLEANLPSVYERVSEFLEQHGYRAIMEFDLSTKPWALVPEEMMKVVMQVVPDQQTRPSISRDEVIASLKTPQKPNTRKALRWILPLCHRTVRYRESTKAHVILAVHKLRLAALRLGQLMVRDWYLPSADLVFHFRTHELRSYVKTRDPALLKKAVQRRNYYDKWAKFKFAELNKGWVEPLTTTVRTSGAKGTRVTGTSVCGGEVIGRACVVRDLAEIGELRSGDILITSSTDIGWSPYFPLLAGIVTELGGLISHGAVIAREYGLPCVVGAGGATNIFSTGDTVRLTAEGIVETVSENS; this is encoded by the exons ATGTGGACGGATTTGTTTGATCTTGTATTACGAGCAGGTTTATTAACAAGTGCAATCgttgtgtatataatattttttgcgaAATCTTCCAATAACAAGAGTTCgg ggtGGAATTATCTTAAATACATTGCCGCACGTTATACTGCAAACCGTTGGAAGCGTATCGTGCGGCCTGGACCACTGTACGATGATCCACGACCCTGGCAAAGTAAAGGTTTTGACGGTTTCACATTTAAGACTAGTGCACCCGACGGTACTGCTATCGTTCTGACTATAAAAAAGCTATATGGGCCGACGCAACTTGCTGAAGTTTACATATATGTGAAGTTACTGGACGGAACTTACAAGGTGCCTC atGAATCGGGAACATCGATTAGTCGATGGGAGGATGTTCCATCGGGATGGAGGGGAGGTGGTCTCAAGGTTGAAATACTGGAGCCGCAGGATCGTTGTAGGATATCATTCAATGGCCTCCTTTTATGCAATGAAGACGGTGTTATACGAcatgtgaaatttaattttat CTGGGCATCTGCAACCAAAGTTACGAGATACCCTAAAGACTGGAGCAACAATCTCGTTGCGGAATCTCTGGTTTCAAAACCATACGATGGAACGTGGAAGGAATCCTT GAACAAATGCATCGAAGGTTCTGGAAGCTGGTCGCAATTCGGAGCCTTACAAGGAAGATTCCAGGCCTTTGAAGATGGGAAGATATTAAAGAGCCAATATCTCAGGTGTAGAGGTGTAAAGGAGCGTTATTGGATGGCCACAGAATATGGACCAAAACGGTCGATAGCTATCACTGCGGCAGCAAAAGATGGCACTGTCCTAAATCTCCAAGGGTTTTGCTTTAACGATATAACTCA ATGTATCTCAGGCACGGTGAGAATGCCCAACTTCAGTGTACAGGCGATCACGTCAGCTGATTTGGATTTGAAGGAATTTTGCGAAACGGCTGACGAGATACCAAAGACGTATTCCATAAATATCAAAG CTGGAAATCGATGTCTGAAAGTTATTCTTAGGATACCTGACGAAGGCTCTAGTCTGATGAGTGGAATATACCAACAGCACGAACTCCAGTATCGAATGATCTTCGTTGAAATGTATGGAGAGCATGGCACTGGTATATTGGAATTGCAATATGAACGTAAag GTAAGCTCTCAAGTCCATTATCTATGAAGTCGGGTCAAAAGTTGAAGTGGGTGGAGTTAAAAGACGTGCCAGAAAGCACGAAGTATTGCGTAGGATTTGAGGAGTGTGAAGCCAGCTGCGTCCAATTGGTCGGAGGAAAGGGCGCCTCATTAGCTCTTCTGGCTTCTGTGCAACATGAGGAA AACTACCAAGTGCCTCCAGGGTTTTGTATAACTACTAGAGCGTTGGATAAATTCCTCGATTTACATCCGGACGTGATTGCCGCCATTAAAGAAATAGAGGCTGCTGCGGTGGACTATGATGAAGTCACGTTCAAGGACAAATGCCAAAA AActacagatatatttttatccaaaGAAATATCAGGAGATCTAAAGGACGAAATCGTAAAAAGTTTAGAAGTGTTAATAACCAACTGCCTCAGTACCGAACCACGTTTTGCAGTAAGATCTTCCG GCGTTGGTGAGGATGGCGAAGCATTGTCAGCAGCGGGACAAAATCACACGGAATTGGGCGTACGCTCGTCTCGAGATGTACTACGGGCTGTTCAGACTTGCTGGGCTTCCATGTTTGCCTTCAACAGTGCCTATTATAGAAG GCAAAACGGTCAGCCGTGTTGTGTGCAAGGTGGTGTAGTAGTTCAACAGTTAGTAGAGGTGCGGGCGGCTGGAGTCATGTTTACTTCTCATCCACAATACGGGGATCCCTCAAGGCTTCTAATTACTGCCAATTATGGATTGGGAGAG agtGTGGTATCAGGTATGGTAGAACCTGATACGATAGAAGTCAAGCGTAACATGGATGGGACAGTGTCTATCGGACACATCGAAGTGGGTACCAAGGCGCAAAGAATAGTAGCAAAGGAGGGCAAAGTGGAATCGGAAGATGTCTGTGAGGGCGAGAGAAAAACTCCATGTTTGAGTGAAGAAGAGATTATGAAGCTGGCAAGACTAGGAATACTGCAGGAGCAATTATGGGGCGCCGGAAGAGATATTGAATTCGCCATTGGAaag GATGGAATCATTTACCTTCTGCAAGCTCGTCCTATCACATCTTTGGAAGCCTGGACTGAGGAAGAGTTACTGCATGAGTTGAACTTTCCTGTTATGTCTGATGACGAGCTGATTACTTTCGCTAACGTGGGAGag GTTATACCTAAACCGTTCACGGCGCTATCATATGACTTGGTGATATCTCCCTTAGAACGGGGTATATCTGCGCTGATTCCTGACGTCGAAgacaaatattgcaaaactGTAGTCGTCACACACAACAGAGGTGCTGTTGCCCTTTATAAC TCCGTGTACCGGCGCGTGCCTAACACAATCGACGTGAACCTGCGTATGCTCGAAATGTCTATTCACGGTCATCGCGTAGCGGACGATGCCATTCTCAGTACAGCGCTGCATCGCCGTACTCCTGCCCGTACAGACCGGCTGTGGTCTATTCTCGATATGATAAAG AATCTCTTCATAGCTAAATGGAGGATGAATGAAACAGTTGAAGctgtaagaaaattaaaaattgactcGAATGGTGATATTTTTGACTTGTGTAAAGCTATCACTCAACTGGACAATACTCGTTTGTTTATGAATCATGGCGTTACTTCGGTTGCGAGTACTTTTACACAGTTCATTGCTATGTCGGTACTTTTGGAAGGGAAATCAG atttttcgcCGGAGCAATGCAGCGAAATAAGCGCAATGTTGAACTCGGGTGACGTCTTATCAGCCGAAGTACCTCAGGCTTTGGCGACGTTGGCCCTGATGCTGGAAGAATCGGGAAGAGTAGAAGAATTCAGGAAACAAGACCCGAAGACTGCTATGCAGTGGCTGGAAGCCAATCTTCCTTCAGTATACGAACGTGTCTCCGAGTTCCTTGAACAGCATGGATATAGAGCTATTATGGAA tttgACTTATCAACGAAGCCATGGGCGCTGGTACCGGAAGAGATGATGAAGGTGGTAATGCAAGTTGTCCCTGATCAGCAGACTAGGCCTTCCATCTCCAGGGATGAGGTGATTGCTTCTCTCAAAACTCCACAAAAGCCTAATACTAG AAAAGCTCTTCGTTGGATTCTGCCACTATGTCACCGTACAGTGCGATATCGGGAGAGTACAAAGGCGCACGTAATCCTCGCTGTTCACAAGCTGCGGTTGGCGGCTTTAAGATTGGGCCAGCTCATGGTTCGCGACTGGTATCTGCCCTCTGCTGACCTAGTCTTCCACTTCAGAACTCACGAACTAAGAAGCTACGTGAAAACCAGGGATCCCGCCTTGTTGAAAAA AGCTGTCCAGCGTCGGAACTATTACGATAAATGGGCCAAATTTAAGTTTGCGGAATTGAATAAGGGTTGGGTTGAGCCATTGACGACTACAGTCAGAACTAGTGGGGCTAAAGGAACTCGGGTTACGGGGACTTCTGTTTGTGGGGGAGAAGTTATTGGGCGAGCATGCGTCGTCCGGGACTTAGCAGAG ATTGGTGAGCTACGCTCCGGAGACATACTAATCACATCATCTACTGACATCGGTTGGTCGCCGTACTTCCCACTACTAGCTGGTATCGTCACGGAACTTGGGGGCCTCATATCGCACG gCGCCGTCATTGCGCGCGAGTACGGTCTCCCGTGTGTGGTGGGAGCAGGGGGCGCCACTAACATCTTTAGCACTGGAGATACTGTCAGGCTCACTGCTGAGGGAATCGTAGAGACTGTTAGCGAGAACAGCTAA